Proteins from one Mycobacterium sp. HUMS_12744610 genomic window:
- the phnE gene encoding phosphonate ABC transporter, permease protein PhnE translates to MTAEYAAIARLEERRRLRTLLWVGAVGAVVLGCCAYVGLLDARRLSDGLPALFSLLGEMWPPDFGRAATWVRPLIDTVAMSVAGTAIAIALSLPLGLAAARNTSPHPVVYHLARTILNGLRAVPELIMGIVFVAAVGFGALPGVLALGMHSVGMVGKFYAEAIEHVSPAPIEAARAVGARPAQVIMHGVLPQVLPRLADVSIYRWEHNFRASTVLGLVGAGGIGFQLMAALRILEYRQVAAIMLVILATVTVVDGLSGWLRRRFA, encoded by the coding sequence ATGACGGCCGAGTACGCGGCGATCGCGCGCCTCGAGGAGCGCCGGCGCCTCCGTACGCTGCTGTGGGTCGGGGCGGTCGGGGCGGTCGTGCTCGGCTGCTGCGCCTATGTCGGGCTGCTGGACGCCCGACGACTCAGCGACGGGCTGCCGGCGCTGTTCTCGCTGCTCGGGGAGATGTGGCCCCCCGACTTCGGCCGCGCCGCAACCTGGGTGCGGCCGCTGATCGACACCGTGGCCATGAGTGTGGCCGGGACCGCGATCGCGATCGCCTTGTCGCTGCCGCTCGGGCTGGCGGCCGCACGCAACACGTCCCCGCATCCGGTGGTGTACCACCTGGCCAGAACGATCCTCAACGGCCTGCGCGCGGTGCCCGAACTCATCATGGGGATCGTGTTCGTGGCCGCCGTCGGGTTCGGCGCGTTGCCGGGGGTGCTGGCGCTGGGGATGCATTCGGTGGGCATGGTCGGCAAGTTCTACGCCGAAGCCATCGAGCACGTCAGCCCGGCGCCGATCGAGGCGGCGCGGGCGGTGGGGGCGCGACCGGCGCAGGTGATCATGCACGGTGTCCTGCCTCAGGTGCTGCCCCGGCTGGCCGACGTGTCGATCTACCGCTGGGAGCACAACTTCCGGGCATCCACGGTGCTCGGTCTGGTCGGTGCGGGGGGCATCGGCTTCCAGTTGATGGCCGCGCTGCGGATATTGGAGTACCGGCAGGTGGCCGCGATCATGCTGGTCATCTTGGCCACCGTCACCGTCGTCGACGGCCTCAGCGGCTGGCTGCGCCGCAGGTTCGCATGA
- a CDS encoding DMT family transporter, with amino-acid sequence MGKTDIAAALAVAAALMMGIGDVVQQRSAQQVTQQPVGTVALFRRLLRDRQWWVGSLVAGAGFGLQAAALGFGSVVLVQALLVTSLLFALVISARANHRRITRRQGFWAVLLAAAVTVVVTVGDPQAGTPRGSLHTWSIVVAIMGPALILCVLGARMFPGSVAALLLGLLSGSLWGLFSVLMKGVVGQLGHGIPALLRAPEVYVWAVLAVAATAWEQSAFRAGPLTASLPAVTVAEPLVGSALGVTVLGETLTTETLGLVALGVSVAVMAAATVALARSQAATPTERHQPRTRRATSP; translated from the coding sequence ATGGGGAAGACCGACATCGCGGCGGCGCTGGCGGTGGCGGCCGCGCTGATGATGGGCATCGGGGACGTCGTGCAGCAGCGCTCCGCCCAACAGGTCACCCAGCAGCCCGTCGGCACCGTCGCCCTGTTCCGTCGGCTGCTGCGCGACCGGCAATGGTGGGTGGGCAGCCTGGTGGCCGGCGCCGGCTTCGGGCTGCAGGCCGCAGCGCTCGGCTTCGGCTCGGTCGTGCTGGTGCAGGCGCTGCTGGTGACCTCGCTGCTGTTCGCGTTGGTCATCAGCGCCCGCGCCAACCACCGCAGAATCACACGCCGGCAAGGGTTTTGGGCTGTGCTGCTGGCCGCCGCGGTGACGGTGGTGGTCACGGTCGGCGACCCGCAGGCCGGGACCCCGCGCGGGTCCCTGCACACGTGGAGCATCGTGGTGGCGATCATGGGGCCGGCGCTGATCCTCTGCGTGCTCGGCGCGCGCATGTTCCCCGGCTCGGTGGCCGCACTCCTGCTGGGCCTGTTGTCGGGTTCGCTGTGGGGCCTGTTCTCGGTGTTGATGAAGGGCGTCGTCGGCCAGCTCGGCCACGGCATCCCGGCGTTGCTGCGCGCACCGGAGGTCTACGTGTGGGCGGTGCTGGCGGTCGCCGCGACCGCCTGGGAGCAATCGGCGTTCCGCGCCGGGCCGCTGACCGCGTCGCTACCCGCGGTGACCGTCGCCGAGCCGCTCGTGGGCTCGGCGCTCGGCGTCACCGTGCTGGGCGAGACGCTGACCACCGAGACCCTCGGCCTGGTGGCGCTGGGCGTGTCGGTCGCGGTGATGGCCGCCGCGACGGTGGCGCTGGCCCGCAGCCAGGCCGCGACACCCACCGAAAGGCATCAGCCCCGCACGCGGCGGGCCACCTCGCCGTAG
- the phnC gene encoding phosphonate ABC transporter ATP-binding protein, protein MIELFDVGVRYETTVALHPLTTRFDAGTFTVLLGPSGAGKSTLLRCMNHLVTPTSGHIEVAGVGKLNNRARIRAHRRRTGMIFQQHQLIGRHTALRNALLGSVASTGLLHGLWRTDRAHTYRALGALDRVGLLGKATVRADRLSGGEQQRVGIARALTQQPDIVLADEPVASLDPETAVGVLSLLREICRQDGITAVVSLHQVDLARHFADRIVGLSEGRVVVDDAPGRIDAAQIARIYRSPSQNHQIVPTTKECS, encoded by the coding sequence GTGATCGAGCTGTTCGACGTGGGCGTGCGGTACGAGACCACCGTCGCGCTGCACCCGCTGACCACCCGGTTCGACGCGGGTACCTTCACCGTCCTGCTGGGCCCGTCGGGGGCGGGCAAATCGACCCTGCTGCGGTGCATGAACCATCTCGTGACGCCGACCAGCGGGCACATCGAGGTGGCCGGGGTGGGAAAACTGAACAACCGCGCCAGGATCCGCGCGCACCGGCGGCGCACCGGCATGATCTTCCAGCAGCATCAGCTGATCGGCCGGCACACCGCATTGCGCAACGCGCTGCTCGGCTCGGTGGCGTCGACCGGCCTGCTGCACGGGCTGTGGCGGACCGACCGCGCGCACACCTACCGCGCCCTGGGTGCGCTCGACCGGGTCGGTTTGCTGGGCAAGGCGACGGTGCGCGCGGACCGGCTCAGCGGCGGCGAGCAGCAGCGGGTCGGGATCGCCCGGGCGCTGACCCAGCAGCCCGACATCGTCCTGGCCGACGAGCCGGTGGCCAGCCTGGATCCCGAAACCGCGGTCGGCGTGCTGAGCCTGCTGCGGGAGATATGCCGCCAGGACGGCATCACCGCCGTGGTCAGCCTGCACCAGGTCGACCTGGCGCGGCACTTCGCCGACCGCATCGTCGGGCTGTCCGAGGGCCGGGTGGTGGTCGACGACGCGCCCGGCCGCATCGACGCGGCGCAGATCGCCCGGATCTATCGCTCCCCCAGTCAGAACCACCAGATCGTCCCGACGACAAAGGAATGCTCATGA
- a CDS encoding TIGR03085 family metal-binding protein has product MSVARRERAALVDTLRDVGPDAPTLCEGWKTRDLAAHLVIREYRPDAAPGILIPFFASHTAKVQDEVAGRDWAELLDKVASGPPLYSPFKLLDPVANVAEMFIHHEDVRRAQPDWAPRVLEQNLVAALRRTLPLMARLTLAKLPARVALRTSEGKTVLTAGQGPAVTVTGLPEELLLFAVGRAARVEFDGDAAAVQAVRDAPKGL; this is encoded by the coding sequence GTGTCCGTAGCTCGACGCGAACGTGCCGCCCTCGTCGACACCCTGCGCGACGTGGGGCCCGATGCGCCCACCCTGTGCGAGGGCTGGAAGACGCGGGACCTGGCGGCCCATCTGGTCATCCGCGAGTACCGCCCCGACGCCGCGCCGGGAATCCTGATCCCGTTCTTCGCCTCGCACACCGCCAAGGTGCAGGACGAGGTGGCCGGGCGGGACTGGGCGGAGCTGCTGGACAAGGTGGCGTCCGGCCCGCCGCTGTACTCGCCGTTCAAGCTGCTCGACCCGGTGGCCAACGTCGCCGAGATGTTCATCCACCACGAGGACGTGCGCCGCGCGCAGCCGGACTGGGCGCCGCGCGTGCTCGAACAGAACCTGGTGGCCGCGCTGCGCCGCACGCTGCCGCTGATGGCCCGCCTCACGCTCGCCAAGCTCCCCGCCCGGGTCGCGTTGCGCACCTCGGAAGGCAAAACGGTGCTGACCGCCGGGCAAGGTCCCGCGGTCACGGTGACCGGGTTGCCCGAGGAGCTGCTGCTGTTCGCCGTCGGCCGTGCCGCCCGGGTGGAGTTCGACGGCGACGCGGCGGCGGTGCAGGCGGTGCGCGACGCGCCGAAGGGCTTGTAG
- a CDS encoding alcohol dehydrogenase catalytic domain-containing protein, whose amino-acid sequence MTRRRPRRGEVTVQLETAGLCHSDHHLLTGDFPIPSYPVLGGHEGAGIVTEIGQGGRDRRDHVGRDVPRGDRHRRALRR is encoded by the coding sequence GTGACGCGACGGAGGCCACGCCGCGGCGAGGTGACGGTCCAGTTGGAGACGGCCGGTCTGTGCCACTCCGATCACCATCTGCTGACCGGCGACTTCCCCATCCCGAGCTATCCCGTGCTGGGCGGGCACGAGGGTGCCGGCATCGTCACCGAGATCGGGCAAGGCGGCCGCGATCGCCGAGACCACGTGGGGCGCGATGTGCCGCGAGGTGATCGTCACCGTCGGGCACTGCGACGGTGA
- a CDS encoding phosphonate dehydrogenase, with translation MNPVDPRPFRVVITHRVHSEVLDLLGRSCEVVANQTPGSLPRGELLSRCRDADALLVFMPDHVDEELLGHSPRLRLVAGALKGFDNIDVAACTARGIWVSYVEDLLTVPTADLAVGLLIALDRHLPAGDRHVRSGRHRGWRPELYGGGLAGRRVGIVGMGAVGRAVARRLRAFDAELLYADPAPLPAADEAELGARAVPLDTLLKSSTAVVLTAPLTAETRHLIGPAALQRLPAGALLVNVGRGSVVDESAVADALASGHLGGYAADVFAFEDWSDPGRPRDIPPGLLAHDRTLFTPHLGSAVRDVRLRIETAAARSILDVCAGKPPSVAANRVGP, from the coding sequence ATGAATCCGGTTGACCCGCGGCCGTTTCGGGTCGTCATCACCCACCGCGTGCATTCCGAGGTGCTCGACCTGCTCGGCCGGTCGTGCGAGGTGGTCGCCAACCAGACACCCGGGAGCCTGCCCCGGGGTGAGCTGCTGAGCCGATGCCGCGACGCCGACGCGCTGCTGGTGTTCATGCCCGACCACGTCGACGAGGAGCTGCTGGGCCACAGCCCCCGGCTGCGGCTCGTGGCCGGCGCGCTCAAGGGCTTCGACAACATCGACGTCGCGGCCTGCACCGCCCGGGGAATCTGGGTCAGCTACGTCGAGGACCTGCTCACCGTCCCCACCGCCGACCTGGCGGTCGGGCTGCTGATCGCGCTCGACCGCCACCTGCCGGCCGGGGACCGCCACGTCCGGTCGGGCCGCCACCGGGGCTGGCGGCCGGAACTCTACGGCGGCGGGCTGGCCGGTCGTCGGGTCGGGATCGTCGGGATGGGTGCGGTGGGCCGTGCGGTGGCCCGCCGCCTGCGCGCGTTCGACGCGGAACTGCTCTACGCCGACCCCGCCCCGCTGCCGGCCGCCGACGAGGCGGAGCTGGGCGCCCGCGCGGTGCCGCTGGACACGCTGTTGAAGTCCAGCACCGCCGTCGTGCTCACCGCACCCCTGACCGCCGAGACCCGCCACCTGATCGGACCGGCTGCGCTGCAACGGCTTCCGGCAGGGGCGCTGCTGGTCAACGTGGGCCGCGGTTCGGTCGTCGACGAGAGCGCCGTCGCCGACGCGTTGGCGTCCGGCCACCTGGGCGGCTATGCCGCCGACGTCTTCGCGTTCGAGGACTGGTCGGATCCGGGCAGGCCGCGGGACATCCCGCCCGGCCTGCTCGCCCACGACCGGACCCTGTTCACCCCGCACCTGGGTTCGGCTGTGCGCGACGTGCGCCTGCGGATCGAGACGGCGGCGGCACGCAGCATCCTCGATGTTTGCGCCGGCAAGCCGCCTTCCGTCGCCGCGAACCGCGTCGGACCTTGA
- a CDS encoding class I adenylate-forming enzyme family protein, which yields MSTFWALIADAARRASDRPLLADEHGRSLTARRLHDAACSTAAALARRGIGPGTVVSWQLPTTLETMVVMAALARLGAVQNPIIPILREREVGFITGQVGTEVLVVPEVWRGFQHGEMARALAREQGFDVVTVELSAPPAADELRLPRAGAEALAPPPEASDDTRWIYYSSGTTAAPKGIRHTDASVIAGSAGVVGMVGAGSGDVDPIAFPVAHIGGAAMLAAALSTGMRLALFEAFDPATTPLAVAAHNPTFLGTATPFFVAFLQAQEANADRPLFPSLRGCLAGGAPITAELGRRVRETFGVAGVANAWGMTEFPCATSPSLTAAPEVLDHTVGPPVPGVSVRVVDSGGTELPAGGEGELRLKGPQCFLGYVDPALDADAFDRRGWLRTGDLGLVDADGNVRVTGRIKDAIIRNAENISALEVENALATHPAVADVAVIGVPDPRTGERVCAVVVPAPGPPSIPVTLEGLVEHCRAHGLSRYKRPERVVIVDHLPRNQFGKVVKKELREAFG from the coding sequence ATGAGCACGTTCTGGGCGTTGATCGCCGACGCGGCACGGCGCGCATCGGACCGCCCGCTGCTCGCCGACGAGCACGGTCGCAGCCTCACCGCCCGCCGCCTGCACGACGCCGCCTGCTCGACGGCCGCCGCGCTCGCCCGCCGCGGGATCGGCCCGGGCACCGTGGTGTCCTGGCAGCTGCCCACCACGCTGGAGACCATGGTGGTCATGGCCGCGCTGGCCCGGCTCGGGGCGGTGCAGAACCCGATCATCCCGATCCTGCGCGAACGTGAGGTCGGCTTCATCACCGGCCAGGTGGGGACCGAAGTGCTTGTCGTACCCGAGGTTTGGCGCGGATTCCAGCACGGTGAGATGGCGCGTGCGCTGGCGCGGGAACAGGGGTTCGACGTCGTCACCGTCGAGTTGTCCGCACCGCCGGCGGCCGATGAGCTGCGCCTGCCGCGGGCCGGCGCCGAGGCACTGGCACCGCCGCCGGAAGCCAGCGACGACACCCGCTGGATCTACTACTCGTCGGGAACCACCGCAGCCCCCAAAGGGATTCGGCACACCGACGCCTCGGTGATCGCCGGCTCGGCGGGCGTGGTGGGCATGGTGGGCGCCGGCAGCGGCGACGTGGACCCGATCGCCTTCCCGGTCGCGCACATCGGCGGCGCCGCGATGCTGGCCGCCGCCCTGTCGACCGGGATGCGGTTGGCGCTGTTCGAGGCGTTCGATCCGGCCACGACACCCCTGGCCGTCGCGGCGCACAACCCGACGTTCCTGGGCACCGCCACCCCGTTTTTCGTGGCGTTTCTGCAGGCCCAGGAGGCGAACGCCGACCGGCCGCTGTTCCCGTCGCTGCGCGGCTGTCTGGCCGGCGGTGCGCCCATCACCGCCGAGCTGGGGCGCCGGGTCCGCGAGACGTTCGGCGTGGCCGGCGTCGCCAACGCCTGGGGGATGACCGAGTTCCCCTGCGCGACCTCACCGTCGCTGACCGCCGCGCCGGAGGTGCTCGACCACACCGTCGGCCCGCCGGTACCGGGCGTCAGCGTCCGCGTCGTCGACAGCGGCGGCACCGAACTGCCCGCCGGAGGAGAGGGGGAGCTGCGGCTCAAGGGACCCCAATGCTTCCTCGGCTACGTCGACCCCGCCCTGGACGCCGACGCCTTCGACCGGCGGGGCTGGCTGCGCACCGGCGACCTCGGACTCGTCGACGCCGACGGCAACGTGCGGGTGACGGGGCGCATCAAGGACGCGATCATCCGCAACGCGGAGAACATCTCGGCCCTCGAGGTCGAGAATGCGCTGGCCACCCACCCCGCGGTCGCCGACGTCGCCGTGATCGGGGTGCCCGACCCGCGCACCGGGGAGCGGGTGTGCGCCGTGGTGGTGCCCGCGCCGGGCCCCCCGTCGATCCCGGTGACGCTGGAGGGCCTGGTGGAGCACTGCCGCGCGCACGGGCTGAGCCGCTACAAGCGCCCGGAACGGGTCGTCATCGTCGACCACCTGCCGCGCAACCAATTCGGGAAGGTCGTCAAGAAGGAGCTGCGCGAGGCGTTCGGCTGA
- a CDS encoding TIGR03617 family F420-dependent LLM class oxidoreductase codes for MHVDAMTTPQPLHRAGDLARRTQSAGFSGLLFTETGRTAYLNAAVASQAAPGLELCTGVAVAFPRSPFVTAAAAWELQEATGGNFRLGLGTQVRTHVVRRYGMPFERPGPRLRDYVLAVKACFSAFRTGNLDHHGEFYDLDFITPQWSPGPIEAPDPKVDIAAVNPWMLRMAGEVADGVHIHPIGEPGYITGHALPNIADGAAKAGRAASDVAVIVPVLTIVGDSDEERDREREVVRASMSFYGSTPNYAFIWDEAGFEGTTARIREKQKAGDFAGMAAQISDDHIAAFATESTWDGLADALTDKYAGIATRLVLYNALGDADRVERYGEVARRVRG; via the coding sequence ATGCACGTCGACGCGATGACGACGCCCCAGCCCCTGCACCGCGCCGGTGACCTCGCCCGTCGCACCCAGTCGGCCGGCTTTTCCGGCCTGCTGTTCACCGAGACGGGGCGCACGGCCTACCTCAACGCCGCGGTGGCATCGCAGGCCGCTCCCGGCCTCGAGCTGTGCACCGGGGTGGCGGTCGCCTTCCCGCGCAGCCCGTTCGTCACGGCGGCCGCGGCGTGGGAGTTGCAGGAGGCCACCGGCGGCAACTTCCGGCTCGGCCTGGGCACGCAGGTGCGCACGCACGTGGTGCGCCGGTACGGGATGCCCTTCGAGCGGCCCGGCCCACGGCTGCGCGACTACGTGCTGGCCGTGAAGGCGTGCTTCTCGGCGTTTCGCACCGGGAACCTGGATCACCACGGCGAGTTCTACGACCTCGACTTCATCACCCCGCAGTGGAGTCCCGGGCCCATCGAGGCGCCCGATCCCAAGGTCGACATCGCGGCGGTGAACCCGTGGATGCTGCGGATGGCGGGCGAGGTGGCCGACGGGGTGCACATCCACCCGATCGGCGAACCCGGCTACATCACCGGCCACGCGCTGCCGAACATCGCCGACGGCGCGGCGAAAGCGGGGCGCGCGGCCTCGGACGTCGCGGTGATCGTGCCGGTGCTGACGATCGTCGGGGACAGCGACGAAGAGCGCGACCGGGAGCGAGAAGTGGTGCGCGCCAGCATGAGTTTCTACGGCAGCACCCCCAACTACGCGTTCATCTGGGACGAGGCCGGGTTCGAGGGCACGACCGCCCGGATCCGGGAGAAGCAGAAGGCCGGCGACTTCGCCGGGATGGCGGCCCAGATCAGCGACGACCACATCGCCGCCTTCGCCACGGAGTCGACCTGGGACGGGCTGGCCGATGCGCTGACCGACAAGTACGCCGGCATCGCCACGCGCCTGGTGCTCTACAACGCCCTGGGCGACGCGGACCGGGTGGAGCGCTACGGCGAGGTGGCCCGCCGCGTGCGGGGCTGA
- a CDS encoding long chain fatty acid-CoA synthetase Faa4p translates to MAVIGQCFDIEVERQAGGWLIRIPEIGAVTHSSRRADVEFAARECITVRTGIPLGYIAVRIRD, encoded by the coding sequence GTGGCGGTCATCGGCCAGTGCTTCGACATCGAGGTCGAGCGCCAGGCCGGCGGATGGCTGATCCGCATCCCCGAAATCGGCGCCGTCACCCACTCCAGCCGCCGCGCCGACGTGGAATTCGCCGCGCGGGAATGCATCACGGTGCGCACCGGAATCCCCCTGGGCTACATCGCGGTCCGCATCCGCGACTGA
- the htpG gene encoding molecular chaperone HtpG, with product MNARVEQMEFQAEARQLLDLMIHSVYSNKDSFLRELISNASDALDKLRLEAFRNKDLDVDTSDLHIELEVDKEARTLTVRDNGIGMTRAEVVDLIGTLAKSGTAELRQQLREAKNEAASEELIGQFGIGFYSSFMVADKVELLTRKAGESEATRWESSGEGTYTIEAVDAAPQGTAVTLHLKPEDPENELHDYTSDWRLRGLVKKYSDFIAWPIRMEVQRRTPSEDDSGDEVVTTEIETLNSMKALWARPKDEVSDEEYKEFYKHIAHAWDDPLEVIAMKAEGTFEYQALLFIPSHAPFDLFDRDAHVGIQLYVKRVFIMGDCDQLLPHYLRFVKGVVDAQDMSLNVSREILQQDRQVNAIRRRLSKKVLSTIRDLQSERPDDYRTVWNQFGRAIKEGLLSDADNRETLLEVSSFASTHSEDEATTLAEYVGRMKEGQTQIFYATGETRQQLTKSPHLEAFKAKGYEVLLLTDPVDEVWVGVVDEYDGKPLQSVAKGEVDLDSEENISEAEREEQQKDFADLLGWLKETLSDHVKDVRLSTRLTQSPACLITDAFGITPTLARLYRATGQDVPLGKRILELNPDHPLVTGLRQAHHDHAGDDAALAEVAETAELLYGTALLAEGGALEDPARFAELLADRLARTV from the coding sequence ATGAACGCGCGTGTTGAGCAGATGGAGTTCCAGGCCGAGGCCCGCCAGCTGCTGGATCTGATGATCCACTCGGTTTACTCCAACAAGGATTCGTTCCTGCGGGAGCTGATCTCCAACGCCTCCGATGCCCTGGACAAGCTGCGGCTGGAAGCCTTCCGCAACAAGGACCTCGACGTCGACACCTCCGATCTGCACATCGAGCTGGAGGTGGACAAGGAGGCCCGCACCCTCACGGTCCGCGACAACGGCATCGGCATGACCCGCGCCGAGGTCGTGGACCTGATCGGGACGCTGGCCAAGTCGGGGACCGCCGAGTTGCGCCAGCAGCTCAGGGAGGCCAAGAACGAGGCCGCGTCCGAGGAACTGATCGGACAGTTCGGGATCGGTTTCTACTCGAGCTTCATGGTCGCCGACAAGGTCGAGCTGCTGACACGCAAGGCCGGCGAGAGCGAGGCCACCCGCTGGGAATCCAGCGGTGAGGGCACCTACACCATCGAGGCCGTCGACGCTGCTCCCCAGGGCACCGCGGTCACCCTGCACCTCAAACCCGAGGACCCCGAGAACGAGCTGCACGACTACACCTCGGACTGGCGGCTGCGGGGCCTGGTCAAGAAGTACTCCGACTTCATCGCCTGGCCCATCCGGATGGAAGTCCAGCGACGCACCCCCTCCGAGGACGACAGCGGCGACGAGGTCGTCACCACCGAGATCGAGACCCTGAACTCGATGAAGGCGCTGTGGGCCAGGCCCAAAGACGAGGTCTCCGACGAGGAGTACAAGGAGTTCTACAAGCACATCGCGCACGCCTGGGACGACCCGCTCGAGGTCATCGCGATGAAGGCGGAGGGCACGTTCGAATACCAGGCGCTGCTGTTCATCCCGTCCCACGCCCCGTTCGATTTGTTCGACCGCGACGCCCACGTCGGGATCCAGCTCTACGTCAAGCGCGTGTTCATCATGGGTGACTGCGACCAGCTGTTGCCGCACTACCTGCGCTTCGTCAAGGGCGTCGTCGACGCACAAGACATGTCGCTCAACGTCTCCCGCGAAATCCTGCAGCAGGACCGGCAGGTCAACGCGATCCGCCGCCGGTTGAGCAAGAAGGTCCTCTCCACCATCAGGGACCTGCAATCCGAGCGGCCGGATGACTACCGCACCGTGTGGAACCAGTTCGGCCGGGCCATCAAGGAGGGCCTGCTCTCCGACGCCGACAACCGGGAGACGCTGCTGGAAGTCAGCTCGTTCGCCTCCACCCACAGCGAGGACGAGGCCACCACGCTCGCCGAGTACGTCGGGCGCATGAAGGAAGGCCAGACGCAGATCTTCTACGCCACCGGCGAGACGCGCCAGCAGCTCACCAAGTCACCGCACCTCGAGGCGTTCAAGGCCAAGGGGTACGAGGTTTTGCTGCTCACCGACCCGGTCGACGAAGTGTGGGTGGGCGTGGTCGACGAATACGACGGCAAGCCGCTGCAGTCGGTGGCCAAGGGTGAGGTCGACCTCGACAGCGAGGAGAACATCAGCGAGGCCGAACGCGAGGAGCAGCAGAAGGACTTCGCCGACCTGCTGGGCTGGCTCAAGGAGACCCTGAGCGACCACGTCAAGGACGTGCGCCTGTCCACCCGGCTGACGCAGTCGCCGGCCTGCCTGATCACCGACGCGTTCGGGATCACGCCGACGCTGGCGCGCCTCTACCGGGCCACGGGACAGGACGTTCCGCTCGGGAAACGGATCCTGGAGCTCAACCCGGACCATCCGCTGGTCACCGGGCTGCGCCAGGCGCACCACGACCACGCCGGCGACGACGCCGCGCTCGCCGAGGTGGCCGAGACCGCCGAACTGCTCTACGGCACAGCCCTTCTCGCCGAGGGCGGTGCGCTGGAGGATCCGGCCCGGTTCGCCGAGCTGCTCGCCGATCGCCTGGCCCGCACCGTGTAG
- a CDS encoding DUF732 domain-containing protein, which translates to MPSFRWLAALAVPVVVSAALVAGAATATADAADDTYLAQLHAAGFTWPPDHAGALTAMGRLVCDDLAWGWTYDHIAQDIHANLDQRNVTVGDAHTMVSLAHSTYCPNQRCSTEQC; encoded by the coding sequence ATGCCCTCGTTTCGCTGGCTGGCCGCACTGGCCGTCCCCGTCGTCGTCTCCGCCGCCCTGGTCGCCGGCGCCGCGACCGCGACCGCCGACGCCGCCGATGACACCTACCTCGCCCAACTGCATGCCGCCGGCTTCACCTGGCCGCCGGACCACGCGGGTGCGCTGACCGCGATGGGGCGCCTCGTCTGCGACGACCTCGCGTGGGGATGGACCTATGACCACATTGCCCAGGACATCCACGCCAACCTGGACCAGAGAAACGTCACGGTCGGGGACGCCCACACGATGGTGAGCCTCGCGCATTCGACCTATTGCCCCAACCAGAGGTGCTCGACCGAGCAATGCTGA
- the phnD gene encoding phosphate/phosphite/phosphonate ABC transporter substrate-binding protein, with translation MKAVRILVIALLAFVVGACGSSHDQAASNPGTLRVALLPDENAATVIQNNQPLKNYLQSKLGKQVELVVTTDYSSMIEAMRRGRLELAYFGPLSYVLARSKDPDVQPFAALVEEPGGPPVYHALVIGNVAQHIAAIPDLKGKTMAYGDPASTSSHLIPKSMLADQGLKAGQNYQEQFVGAHDAVALAVQNGNAAGGGISKPIFDTLVQQGKIDPAKVRVLAESKPYPNYPWTMRSDLDPKLKSAVVEAFLSLKDPAVLKPFKAASFAPVGDADYDVVRQLSTQLGLDLSSLSK, from the coding sequence ATGAAGGCCGTCCGTATTTTGGTAATCGCCCTGCTGGCGTTCGTCGTCGGCGCCTGTGGGAGCTCGCACGACCAGGCGGCGTCGAACCCGGGAACGCTGCGGGTCGCCCTGCTGCCGGACGAGAACGCGGCCACGGTGATCCAGAACAACCAGCCGCTGAAGAACTATCTGCAGTCCAAACTCGGCAAGCAGGTCGAATTGGTTGTCACCACGGACTATTCGTCGATGATCGAGGCGATGCGGCGCGGGCGGCTCGAGCTCGCCTACTTCGGCCCCCTGTCGTATGTGCTTGCGCGGTCGAAAGATCCCGACGTCCAGCCGTTCGCGGCGCTGGTCGAGGAGCCCGGCGGGCCGCCGGTCTACCATGCCCTGGTGATCGGAAACGTCGCCCAGCACATCGCCGCGATCCCCGACCTCAAGGGCAAGACGATGGCGTACGGCGATCCCGCCAGCACCTCCAGCCACCTGATCCCCAAGTCGATGCTGGCCGATCAGGGCCTGAAGGCAGGGCAGAACTATCAGGAGCAGTTCGTGGGCGCCCACGACGCCGTCGCCCTTGCGGTGCAGAACGGCAACGCCGCCGGGGGCGGCATCAGCAAGCCGATCTTCGACACGCTGGTCCAGCAGGGCAAGATCGACCCGGCCAAGGTGCGGGTTCTCGCCGAGTCCAAGCCCTACCCGAACTACCCCTGGACCATGCGCAGCGACCTGGACCCGAAACTGAAGTCCGCGGTCGTGGAAGCGTTTCTGAGCCTTAAGGATCCGGCGGTGCTCAAGCCGTTCAAGGCGGCGTCGTTCGCGCCCGTGGGCGACGCGGACTACGACGTGGTCCGCCAGTTGAGCACCCAGCTGGGGCTCGACCTGTCCTCGTTGAGCAAATGA